The window TGATTTGATcaagaattattggtttgataTTGTTACATACTATTACAACTGATCTGTTTCAAAAGTCACATGATGAAATGCGGATGTGTAAGTGAGTTGTGGCATGTAAAAATTCTGCACCAGTTGTATAGCAGCAGTGCTATTCATCACTGTAAATAATTCCTTATTAGATCAGCCAAGCCAAAGGCGTTTTTATAGCTTACCACCCAAAGTGAGAGACTCTCACTGAGAGTATAAGTTCACTCCATTCAATggtacacacacaaaaactgaaTTAACTTTTGTTCTCGGCGTTGAGGAAAAGATGATCAGTTcccaaaatttacataatctgCAGCGACATTGCATTTTTCTATAAACAACTGCTCAATCATGAACTGAAGTTTGGAAGACAGCGTACCAAATATCAACAAAGCTACTTCCTCGTTTtgatcagagccgtatagtttcagaGTTCCATGGCCAGCGGAAGCATATATGGGAgctctattttttataaaagttataatggagaggccgcaacattaaccaacacATATTACTCTCATTGGCAGTTGCTTTaaagttgattgttgtatcatacaccatttgaaagaggacaaCATTTTCTAGAAGAAACtaccttttttgtaaaaaaataaaatctatgcaaaaaagtgagatgttgagagcgaggtaagaatattccattagagatcagtatgtcgatcgggtttgtttggaaacagcatttttgtttccggttCTTGATGCTGGACTCAGAAGCTATACGGCAGGGGTGCCCAAATACTTTTGCTGGAGGGCCAAACAGGTAACCAGGCCTTATCAGGAGGGCCAGACATGAATAcagctgtatatatgtaaatgtatgtgcaTTTTAAGTAATGTGTAAGTAAACATGAACATAAACATGAAATGTATGTGCATTTTAAGTAATGTGTAAGtaaacatgaacatatacatgaattgtatgtgtattttaagtaatgtgtaagtatacatgaacataaacatgaaagtaaCAAGGTGTAACATAATAACATATGTaggtttattctcaacaaaatcTACTGTGCAGAAGAAGTATATGTAATGTTAATGAGACACATGGAAGCAAGTTTGCTTTGCAGCTATTGCTGCAATATCTGGTTTATCTTTGGTTACTGCTACAGATAAGAGCTTTTGAGTGTGTTCCTCTGTCAGTACACTCCGATACctacttttttataaatgtcagctttgaaaacattgattcaCACAAGTAGGTTGTACCAAAGAAAGTAGGTAAGTGCACTGCCATTTTGCATAGCATAGGATACTTCTCCTGGACAGCAGGTTGTGTTCGGAACCCTACAATAGTTTGCTCAGCAAATTGAGCTTTAGCCAGTATATCTGCCTTTAAATCACACAGCTCTAATTCTGCCACACCTCTCGGAACATGAGGAAAGTTATCAACTTGGGTTTTCCAAAGCTGATGTGCCTGAAATGGGCACGCAACCAGCTCAATAATGCCATTGATACTATCAAAGGCAGCAAAGCGACGCTCCATCTCTGAAGAAACATCAATGAGAAAAGCGCATGCTGCTGTAAGGTCCACGACATCATCACGACCATTCTCAAATTCTCTGATGATTGGAAAGTGGTTCATATCACTGTTTATGTCCTCGTAAAAACAGTGGAGTTTGTCTTTAAAAGATGTTACTGCCTGCCAGAGTTCTACCACATTACGACCTTCACCCTGCAATTTCAAATTTAGGTCATTCAGATAGGCCAAAATGTCTGTCAGAAAAGCCATGTCTCTCAGTGAATGCTCCGATCTGAGAATCTCTAAAAATCGTTCTGCTGCATCTCCTCCAATCTCACTAAAAACCTGCTCAATATGCTGTCTTACAGTCCATACCCTTTGCAAAGCTATACCCTTACTCAGCCATCTGCAAATATACATtaaagtacattgtatattaaaaataattcacaACATTCACAACTTTGCTGTCCTTTTTTACCTTTTCAtaatgtaatgaaaataagtatgTCAAATATAATTCAAAAATAGCAGTATGGTACTAACCTGACGTTGTTGTGTACTAACAAATCATCATACTGAGAATCAGACTCCTGGAGAAATTTTAGCCGTATAGTATACGGCTCTGGTTGTGATGTCATATATCGCGGCACAATCGCGCTTTCTTGACTTCTCTCACGAGAGTTTTTGGGGTGCTAATTTCCTCTCgcgcgcaggcgctttagttctacttcctgtctcgagtttggcaatagttaactcgagacgagaccgatacgagacgagacaggtcgatactcgagacgtctcgtgtctcgttccacctctacgcAAAAATTGCATACTACTGAAAAACATCCAAACCCAGAAAACACTCTTTTGTAATTGGATACACGTGTTTGGGCTTATAGGTTACAAATGCATTTGATTCAACTTTCTAGGTGTAGAAGATAGTATACAAATATCGacatattatacaaatataatatgcAGCTGAATGTACCCCATATGTAACAAATATAACATATTTGTACAAACATAACATGGAACTCCAGCAATGTAGCTAAAGCTCACCCACAGCTTAGCGGATTTCTCCAAAAACTAAGTCAAGCAAGAATTTTTTTTAGGTTAATAAAGGAATTTATCTTTACAAAGGAAGGATCTTTACATTGTATCACATGCAAGAAATTCTTATAAACATACAAAAGCATTCAGTGCTGGTTGATTCAAGGCTAATATGAGTCAAGTATTTAATCTATTAACCTTTAGGTTAGGGTTTGCTCTATCTGAAGTGGTACTGTTACTGATATGGTCAGCATAACAGTTGATTAGGGCTATATATGGGCTGCGATATCTTTCATATTGCTAAATAATTCTATAGAAAAGCGCAACTCTTTCACGttgaaggtaggatgatgtaAAATTTTCGCTACTCATCAAAACAAACTGCATTTAGCAAGATTGGAAACGCTTTAAGAGTTGATGTTCACTCACACACCTTAATCAATAGCTGTTAGTAAGATAGTATGTCATTGCTTGATAAGTTGTTGAAACGATCAGAAAAAAATCAAAGCATTAAATTAATTAGGGCTACATAAACCAAAGTTTTAGCACAGTTGCTTTagtgtaaatattaaaaaacctCACATGCTTTTGTTGTTACTATTTATTTCGTAAAAAGGagcgttttcaaaaattttcattGAACGAAACAGAAACTTCTTAACGAGCTGAAGGCAAAGATTTTATATGCCATTCAAACAAGGGCATGTATAGTTTGGATTATATGTTTTCAATACCATGTTAAGTTGTTTTGCTTCTGATTGAGGTTACATCTATGCTTGAGACTACATCTATGATTGAGGCTACATCTATGATTGAGGCTACATCTATGATTGAGGCTATATCTATGATTTAGGCTACGTGTATGTTTGAAGCTACGTGTATGCTTGAGGCTACATCTATGATTGAGGCTACATCTATGATTGAGGCTATATCTATGATTGAGGTTAGTATACCTGTATGTTTgagactacatgtatgtttgaggCTACGTGTATGATTGAGGCTACGTGTATGATTGAGGCTACATCTATGATTGAGGCTACATCTATGATTGAGGCTACTTGTATGAatgaagttacatgtatgaTTGAGGCTACATCTATGATTGAGGCTACATCTATGATTGAGGCTACTTGTATGAATGAAGTTACATGTCTGCTGCTACTACAACATTTTAGTagtcattttaaatttatacttttaCGATATTGAAAAATCACAATACGACCTAAACAGCATTTTCTCTCATGAAAAACCTTTTGAGAACATATACATAAGAGTCTGTTGCTGATACGCTATCCTAGTTGAGAACATATACATAAGAGTATGTTGCTGATACGCTATCCTAGTTGAGAACATATACATAAGAGTCTGTTGCTGATACGCTATCCTAGTTCTTGGCGTTTATGCACCTAACGTTTATACTGCCAAGAATTGTCTTTCCTGCCATCACGGTTTTCTCAAAAACCATCCTACTGTAATCTTGATTGACAGGCCTTTACCAAAGTGTGCATTTTATATAGTGGCCATTTACCAACGTGCATTGAAAACCTAGACCGCTTTACAATACCAACTAGTATTGAGAGATAATACCGCCTAACAAATATCAAGAGAACGCAACACCTGACATATTTCAAGAGAGTACAACACCTGACAAAAGGCAAGAGAATACAAGACCTGACAAAAGGCAAGAGAATACAGCGCCTAACAAATGTCAAGAGAAAACAATACTCAACAAATGTCAAGAGAAAACAACACTCAACAAATGTCAAGAGAAAACAACACTCAACGAATATGCAAAAAGACCCTTTAAACTGAAATGCCTTTCTATGCATACTCAAAAAAATTTAACTTATTGCTCAAAATCAAATATCACCACAGTAAATGTTTCCTGAGCTTCTACATTCTGAAACAGTTTTGATCAATTATGGATTTTTGCTCTGGTATTGTTtcattatatttctatattattatgATTTGAAACATTCTCAGTTCTAGTATATTTGATTGACTCAAATATACTAGACAAAAACGCATGGCTTTAAAACTTACTACTACTAGGAACAATAAAGCTTTTCTCAAATAAATTTTGACGAAGTAATCTCAATAGTCGTTAATAAAAGTTAACTTTATTACACCTGTCAAGAGGTATTTTAACATGTCTATCAAGTGTGTAATATCAAGGCGTCACCTGTTGATTTCATAAAGAACTGAACTAGAATCAATGAAGCCTTTCATGATAAAAATTTGTGTGATTCGAATGCAGAGTTGAAAGAGAAACAAAATAGCATTTATTAATTAAGCAACTGAAGCCTTAAGACTACTATAGGCCACTATAGATTCTCGTGTGCATATGGCtagtataataacatatattagAAAGTCCTGGAGTGGAGCAGCAAGGCTCGTGTCAAACTGTTCAACAGTATTATTAGCATACAATATGTTTTACAAGATACAAGTTGGGAAAGATAATAGTAAAGCATAAGATTTAGCGGCTTGACATTTATAATTGTTGTCAGGTGAACAAGTATTAGTAAGAATTTAAAtgtgaagttgtcttctcctagCTCATCTAAAACATTCTTGATGACTCGGCAACAGCTGTATTCTAGTCATCTAAACTATAAAACTTTTCCTTGTAATGATATGGTGGGTGTATTCGACAGGATATGTTATGTTCTAGGCACCACTGATTTTAAGATACCACTAGTATCCTATCATTGCTAATGCTGGTCAACTGCCATTCAGATAGTAAAAGTTAGCAGATATATCTCAATGATTGACTGCTTCAAACAGATCCGTCTATTACCTTCATGAACTGATGCCGTCATCATGAGATAATTCAAATTTACGTAACGCTCCGTTTGAGCAtccataattaaattatttcattcacATAGTTTTAGTATGTCTATGTACTGTCTATATACTGCCTATGTCTATGtactgtctatgtctatgtattgtTTATGTCTATGTACTGAGATTAATTTTGCCTTCTTCGCTTCAGTTTCTTTAATGAAATTTACCAGCCATGATGCTTTTATCTTTTCAAGTCAACAGGAATACCTCCATCTTGCTGTGTCAACCAGTTCTATTCATCAAACTT of the Watersipora subatra chromosome 4, tzWatSuba1.1, whole genome shotgun sequence genome contains:
- the LOC137394530 gene encoding general transcription factor II-I repeat domain-containing protein 2-like, coding for MTSQPEPYTIRLKFLQESDSQYDDLLVHNNVRWLSKGIALQRVWTVRQHIEQVFSEIGGDAAERFLEILRSEHSLRDMAFLTDILAYLNDLNLKLQGEGRNVVELWQAVTSFKDKLHCFYEDINSDMNHFPIIREFENGRDDVVDLTAACAFLIDVSSEMERRFAAFDSINGIIELVACPFQAHQLWKTQVDNFPHVPRGVAELELCDLKADILAKAQFAEQTIVGFRTQPAVQEKYPMLCKMAVHLPTFFGTTYLCESMFSKLTFIKK